The bacterium genome contains a region encoding:
- a CDS encoding SLBB domain-containing protein, whose protein sequence is MKATYIILAIMLLAGCIIPMAAIADGSKLAKGDVIDVIVDGEKDFSKQYQINGNGCILMPMVDAVKVVGLNTTDASAVITKALNKVLVNPQVSASFVERAKMQVYVVGQVNKRGLIEIGVGDRVLQALAQAGYDDTADLSHVNIRRGDEIIDLDLAKYLSGEDLTVNRELESGDTIVVSRVDMIGSVIASGQVTKVGSIPLKRNMTFREAMGLVGGITVEADPAKITVKREGTAEPIKIDYEKAMAGDPTADVILAPGDTIYVPELEISYFTIWGGVNRPGQYPFKGKLALSEAVGVAGGAVTNVGDLRKVKIMHASGPEAKVGESITVDLTQVIRGAADEPLVRRGDVIYVTEHKQKTNLWNAIQTLSPLWWIFR, encoded by the coding sequence ATGAAGGCAACCTATATTATTCTTGCTATAATGCTGCTTGCAGGCTGCATTATCCCTATGGCAGCCATCGCGGACGGCTCGAAACTGGCTAAAGGTGATGTGATCGACGTGATTGTTGATGGAGAGAAGGACTTCTCTAAACAATATCAGATCAACGGCAACGGCTGCATTCTGATGCCCATGGTCGACGCAGTAAAGGTTGTCGGTCTCAACACAACCGACGCTTCTGCAGTTATTACCAAGGCGCTTAATAAAGTGCTAGTCAATCCGCAGGTGAGTGCTTCATTTGTGGAACGTGCCAAGATGCAGGTGTATGTCGTCGGCCAGGTAAACAAGCGTGGACTCATTGAGATCGGTGTGGGAGACAGGGTCCTGCAGGCACTGGCACAGGCCGGTTATGACGATACAGCAGACCTTTCTCACGTAAACATTAGAAGAGGTGACGAGATTATTGACCTCGACCTCGCCAAATACCTCTCCGGCGAAGACCTGACAGTCAATAGAGAATTGGAATCAGGAGACACGATAGTCGTATCCCGAGTGGATATGATTGGCAGCGTAATTGCTTCCGGTCAGGTCACCAAGGTCGGTTCCATCCCACTGAAACGCAATATGACTTTTCGTGAAGCGATGGGGCTGGTGGGTGGAATTACTGTTGAAGCCGATCCCGCAAAGATTACCGTAAAAAGAGAAGGAACCGCCGAACCGATTAAAATCGACTATGAAAAGGCTATGGCAGGTGACCCAACAGCTGACGTAATCCTCGCACCAGGCGACACAATATATGTGCCTGAACTCGAGATATCCTATTTCACGATATGGGGAGGCGTCAATAGACCTGGACAGTATCCATTCAAAGGAAAGCTGGCACTCAGCGAAGCAGTCGGTGTTGCGGGAGGTGCCGTTACCAACGTCGGAGACCTCCGAAAGGTCAAAATAATGCACGCCTCAGGCCCGGAAGCAAAAGTTGGCGAATCCATTACTGTCGACCTTACACAGGTTATTAGAGGCGCTGCCGACGAACCACTGGTTCGGCGCGGAGACGTTATATATGTAACTGAGCACAAACAGAAAACCAATCTCTGGAACGCGATTCAGACGCTTTCACCACTGTGGTGGATATTCAGGTAA
- a CDS encoding EpsI family protein, translated as MAKRSPNYCLVFILLIISTGITYWAHSKPFVPASSADLASMPRHIGAWRADGLDIEQTKNVLGGWMVSKENFLVRNYIDDNGNQINLMMIYKGHDRRGWHMSEMCFSGSGYNVTQTRMLIPYAGHKSPAVKLVAVDTNTGSKMISVYWMAQGRHTESSFAKQQLSMALARLHPSRDGWAFIRVTSGVYDSESETMTQIMDFIQSASDPMIRAMK; from the coding sequence ATGGCTAAGCGCTCGCCGAACTACTGCCTAGTATTCATACTACTTATCATATCGACCGGAATAACATACTGGGCGCACAGCAAGCCTTTCGTCCCGGCTTCGAGTGCCGACCTTGCATCTATGCCCAGGCATATCGGAGCCTGGCGTGCGGACGGCCTTGATATCGAGCAGACAAAGAATGTATTGGGCGGATGGATGGTGAGCAAGGAAAACTTTCTCGTGCGCAACTATATTGACGATAACGGCAACCAGATAAATCTTATGATGATTTACAAAGGTCATGACAGGCGCGGCTGGCATATGTCGGAGATGTGCTTCAGCGGATCGGGCTATAATGTGACTCAGACGCGCATGCTCATTCCGTATGCCGGTCACAAGTCTCCGGCTGTCAAGCTGGTTGCTGTGGACACAAACACCGGCTCGAAGATGATATCCGTCTATTGGATGGCTCAAGGCAGACACACGGAATCGAGTTTTGCAAAACAGCAATTGTCCATGGCTTTAGCGCGTCTTCATCCGTCGAGAGATGGTTGGGCATTCATCCGCGTCACAAGCGGTGTTTACGACTCTGAATCAGAGACAATGACCCAGATTATGGACTTCATCCAGTCGGCCTCCGACCCTATGATACGAGCGATGAAATAG
- a CDS encoding glycosyltransferase family 39 protein: MSVAEDDRTSSASQRVLRMQGINWSRILASVGIFIVLGAIMAGYYVQNFVGLTTRDQMDTAQISLNISTGKGFTTRFIRPFNAGLMNDMSAPLPEINHGPLYPYVVAAVFKLTAVSDQAVVRTSMIFGFLTLIATFVLGRMLFDWRTGILAAVGMCISAFVLQSAMSASEWTMAGFWFVLLMLAIAAHHKSSMSGGRAGYFYVFISAILICLLYMTHQTLIFLFIPVALYFAFTGRRRIQHLVLFLVITAIAVAPWAYREAKLTGGSILGANAWDIMADTGEYPGSTLYRSMDGVGRGMTGVLLYPIEHFSSFSRKLMTGTSSALVDLLTILGLVILPLAVVSMLYKFKPPTANAVRGLLYVLAPILLVSIALYSIDHNALVLLAPMAAIYGSAYFFLLLDAKKLHPVFWRGLMIGVIAITFWPALAQIIWRAPEKYDTLREASTILSQGDKLNIGCIYTDIPWLAAWRNLHMDGVWLPLSDKDIEHLGLNGFRMHTIVLTNESRSLPADEIWYRLFTSKLQRDFIADPDAVLERVRVHSQKLGHDSEEATSIKRFFNQSQRNSEVFEALEGFRQADLGPYASDEIQVYEAGSE; this comes from the coding sequence ATGAGTGTCGCAGAGGATGACAGGACCAGCAGTGCGAGCCAACGTGTTCTGAGGATGCAGGGTATAAACTGGTCTCGCATACTTGCGAGTGTTGGGATATTTATTGTGCTGGGCGCTATCATGGCCGGATATTACGTGCAAAATTTTGTAGGGCTGACCACCCGCGACCAGATGGACACTGCCCAGATCAGCTTGAACATATCCACCGGCAAAGGCTTTACGACGCGTTTCATCAGGCCGTTCAACGCCGGGCTTATGAATGATATGTCCGCTCCTCTGCCTGAAATAAACCATGGTCCTCTTTACCCGTATGTTGTTGCAGCCGTGTTCAAATTGACTGCAGTCAGCGACCAGGCAGTTGTTCGGACATCGATGATATTTGGGTTTCTCACTTTAATAGCGACATTTGTTCTTGGCAGGATGCTCTTCGACTGGCGCACGGGCATATTGGCTGCGGTCGGCATGTGCATCTCTGCGTTTGTGCTGCAGTCAGCTATGTCTGCGAGTGAGTGGACGATGGCTGGATTCTGGTTCGTTTTACTGATGCTGGCAATCGCGGCACATCACAAGAGTTCGATGAGCGGCGGCAGGGCAGGTTATTTTTATGTATTCATATCGGCTATATTGATCTGCCTGCTTTATATGACGCATCAGACTCTCATATTTTTGTTTATTCCTGTTGCTCTATATTTTGCCTTTACTGGCCGCAGACGAATTCAACATTTGGTTTTGTTTTTAGTAATTACTGCAATCGCGGTTGCTCCATGGGCATACAGGGAAGCAAAGCTGACAGGTGGATCGATCTTAGGAGCAAATGCGTGGGATATAATGGCCGATACCGGTGAGTATCCGGGCAGCACTTTGTACAGGAGCATGGACGGAGTTGGCCGAGGTATGACCGGAGTCTTGTTGTATCCTATAGAGCACTTTTCTTCTTTTTCGCGAAAGCTGATGACCGGCACATCAAGCGCACTCGTCGATCTGCTGACCATACTGGGGTTAGTAATACTGCCGCTTGCGGTCGTGAGCATGCTGTATAAGTTCAAACCACCTACTGCAAACGCGGTCAGGGGGTTGCTTTATGTCCTTGCTCCGATTCTACTTGTGTCAATTGCGCTTTATAGCATTGATCATAATGCACTTGTTTTACTGGCGCCTATGGCAGCAATATACGGCAGCGCATATTTCTTTCTTTTGTTGGATGCAAAAAAACTGCACCCGGTGTTCTGGAGAGGCCTGATGATCGGCGTTATAGCGATTACTTTCTGGCCTGCTCTCGCCCAAATCATCTGGAGGGCTCCAGAAAAATATGATACTTTGCGCGAGGCATCGACGATCTTGTCCCAGGGAGACAAACTCAATATCGGGTGCATATATACTGATATTCCATGGCTTGCTGCCTGGCGCAACCTGCATATGGATGGGGTTTGGCTGCCCCTGTCCGACAAAGATATAGAACATCTTGGCCTGAACGGTTTCAGAATGCACACGATCGTGCTGACGAATGAGTCTCGCAGCCTGCCTGCCGATGAGATATGGTACAGGCTCTTTACAAGCAAACTGCAGCGTGATTTTATTGCAGACCCTGATGCGGTGTTGGAGCGGGTCCGCGTTCACAGCCAAAAGCTGGGCCATGACAGCGAGGAAGCAACGAGCATTAAGAGGTTTTTCAATCAGAGCCAAAGGAACTCAGAGGTCTTTGAGGCTCTAGAGGGTTTCAGACAGGCTGATCTTGGTCCATATGCTTCCGACGAAATACAGGTCTACGAAGCCGGTTCAGAGTAG
- a CDS encoding glycosyltransferase family 4 protein, producing the protein MTKRLKILFLAHLFPLPLDSGGKIKSYYTLKALAAEHDVRVLAYVRSDDELEHLSELESICKVDLVRLNRSKFRQLYDLLRAITMGKSFIVSRDYRDDMRCAYDRIISDFQPDVVHIDHLQMAQFVDFGGSYKTVLDHHNVESMIIKRLADTSESLPVRMYAGIEWPKLQRYEMDICRRASTVLTVSDEDKSTLTRLCSELNNIVNVPIGVDVDYFQHIERTEGSNNILSIGTMYWPPNIDSMLYFCRDIYPLVKAKMPECTLTIAGQRPVESIKALASDPSVAVIGYVSDSRDLAKDCGAFIVPLRSGSGVRVKILNALAMGLPVVSTSVGAEGLEVESGRHLMLADSPADFADAVVKVLQDRELADSIGRSGRALVCKKYSWQVVGGRLLSVYGALADGVRS; encoded by the coding sequence TTGACTAAGCGCCTCAAAATTCTGTTCCTGGCACACCTATTCCCTCTGCCTTTGGACTCAGGCGGCAAGATCAAGTCGTATTATACGCTCAAAGCGCTTGCAGCCGAGCATGACGTACGTGTGCTGGCGTATGTCAGGTCAGACGATGAACTTGAGCACTTGAGTGAACTTGAGTCGATATGTAAGGTCGATCTTGTGAGGTTGAACCGCAGCAAATTTAGACAGCTTTATGATCTTTTACGTGCAATAACAATGGGCAAATCGTTTATAGTCAGCCGCGACTATAGGGACGATATGCGCTGCGCATATGACCGGATCATATCGGATTTTCAGCCGGACGTGGTCCATATAGATCATCTTCAAATGGCTCAGTTTGTGGACTTTGGCGGCTCTTATAAGACCGTGTTGGACCACCATAACGTAGAGTCTATGATTATCAAACGCCTTGCCGATACGTCTGAGAGCTTGCCGGTGCGCATGTATGCGGGGATCGAGTGGCCGAAACTCCAGAGGTATGAGATGGACATCTGCCGCAGGGCATCGACGGTGCTGACGGTAAGCGATGAGGATAAATCCACACTCACCAGGCTCTGCTCCGAGTTGAACAATATAGTGAACGTACCGATAGGCGTGGATGTGGACTATTTCCAGCACATCGAGCGAACCGAGGGTTCAAACAACATACTTTCGATAGGCACGATGTACTGGCCTCCCAATATAGATTCTATGCTGTATTTTTGCCGCGACATTTATCCTTTAGTCAAGGCTAAGATGCCTGAGTGCACACTAACGATAGCAGGCCAAAGACCTGTTGAGTCGATCAAGGCTCTGGCGTCCGATCCATCGGTTGCGGTGATCGGCTATGTCAGCGATTCTCGCGATCTCGCGAAAGACTGTGGCGCATTCATAGTGCCGCTGCGCTCAGGCAGCGGTGTGCGCGTAAAGATATTGAATGCTTTAGCTATGGGCCTGCCTGTCGTATCGACTTCGGTAGGAGCCGAGGGTCTTGAAGTTGAGTCCGGCAGACATCTTATGCTTGCCGACAGTCCTGCGGACTTTGCGGATGCAGTGGTGAAGGTGCTCCAGGACCGCGAGCTTGCCGACAGCATCGGACGGAGCGGCCGTGCCCTGGTCTGTAAGAAGTATTCATGGCAGGTAGTAGGGGGCAGGCTGCTTTCGGTGTATGGTGCTCTGGCCGATGGAGTTCGATCATGA
- a CDS encoding glycosyltransferase, producing MNILFIAPYVPSRIRVRPFHLIKELSKRHQVTVVALGETDGRKVEGADELPDIVNDLHIVPHSKLRGLSQSLIALPTPIPMCAAFCWSQAMKRTISRIMRRSKFDIVHIEHLRAAHFASVMGNVPVVFDSVDCLTSLFRQMASERRNPISKLVMLEEEIKLRRYEPRVLQQFARVVITANTERDELLAMNPCLRVDVIGNGVDTDYFAPLGTSRSSKRIIFSGKMGYSPNAQAAAWFAKECFPIVRSKHSDAEFIIAGSGPSTDIMSLSAMPGITVTGYVPDIRPYLDSAQVAVAPMQVAVGIQNKVLEAMAMELPVVATPIALRAFGDDCPGTICAQSADQTAKEVIRLLDNSESARDIGCTGRHEVIKRFSWMSSVRNLEQIYEEVVANGGNR from the coding sequence ATGAACATACTCTTCATAGCTCCATATGTTCCGAGCCGGATCAGAGTCAGGCCGTTCCATCTGATAAAGGAGCTTTCAAAGCGGCACCAGGTCACTGTGGTCGCGCTGGGTGAGACGGACGGGCGCAAAGTCGAGGGCGCGGACGAACTGCCTGATATCGTGAATGACCTGCATATCGTGCCTCACTCGAAGCTGCGCGGTCTTTCGCAGTCGCTGATCGCTCTGCCGACCCCGATACCCATGTGCGCAGCATTTTGCTGGTCACAGGCAATGAAGCGAACGATATCGAGGATAATGCGCCGATCCAAGTTCGATATTGTTCATATCGAGCATCTGCGGGCTGCCCATTTTGCATCTGTAATGGGCAATGTGCCTGTAGTGTTCGATTCGGTCGATTGTTTGACGAGTCTGTTCCGTCAGATGGCCTCCGAGCGCAGGAATCCCATATCAAAGCTGGTCATGCTCGAAGAAGAAATAAAACTGAGAAGATATGAGCCTCGTGTATTGCAGCAGTTCGCGCGTGTTGTGATAACCGCAAATACGGAGCGCGATGAACTGCTGGCGATGAACCCTTGTCTTCGGGTGGACGTAATTGGTAACGGAGTGGACACGGATTATTTTGCCCCACTGGGCACGTCTCGCAGCTCGAAACGTATTATATTCAGCGGCAAGATGGGTTACAGTCCGAATGCCCAGGCAGCAGCCTGGTTTGCAAAGGAGTGTTTTCCTATAGTTCGCAGCAAACACTCGGATGCCGAGTTCATCATTGCAGGCAGCGGTCCGTCGACTGATATTATGAGCCTGTCTGCGATGCCCGGCATAACTGTCACCGGATATGTGCCGGACATCCGTCCATATCTGGATTCGGCTCAGGTTGCGGTTGCGCCTATGCAGGTTGCGGTCGGGATACAAAACAAGGTGCTGGAGGCTATGGCGATGGAACTGCCTGTGGTCGCCACGCCCATAGCCCTGCGAGCTTTTGGTGACGACTGTCCGGGCACGATATGTGCTCAGAGTGCGGATCAAACGGCGAAAGAAGTAATCAGGCTGTTGGATAACTCTGAATCTGCACGTGATATCGGATGCACAGGCAGGCATGAGGTCATCAAACGATTTTCATGGATGTCGAGTGTTCGTAATCTGGAGCAAATATACGAAGAAGTGGTCGCAAATGGAGGAAATAGATGA
- a CDS encoding HlyD family secretion protein, protein MNDEQQPSRLSRFFTSHKRPIIVVGVILVCIGVLVYWILSLGKESTDDAQVAGHLVPISPRIAGHVVEINVSDNQLVDKGYLLVRLDRKEYLDRVRRSSAAVDAAIAQESVSNRQVSVVGKTAPSARDQAEAAVRSARATVSSANDQVIAAIAQARSADAQVRAARDVVEATQAVVNAAAAQVTAVEAEVKAAQANEKSAAAQAKNAASNYIRYRDMYAAGAASAQQFENFETANISAQEALNAARQQVASSKAALSRTLAGLAAAKAVLKRDNSQKAAAVDASNQANAGVDTAKSEADRALALLKQSQAALAGAQTVPEQISISKAQRGAAKASVKQGVAQLNNDRLLLSYTNIKAPVRGAVSEKSVQMGQYVQPGQMLMAVVPLTDVWVVANFKETQTGRMRSGQRVTFTVDSYPGITLKGRVNSIGAATVAKFSLLPAENATGNFVKVVQRIPVKIVLDQKLPKGVILRPGQNVIATVYLR, encoded by the coding sequence TTGAACGACGAGCAGCAACCATCGAGACTAAGCAGATTCTTCACTTCCCACAAGAGACCGATCATTGTGGTTGGTGTAATACTCGTCTGCATCGGCGTGCTGGTATATTGGATATTGAGTCTGGGCAAGGAATCGACCGACGATGCCCAGGTCGCGGGTCATCTTGTTCCGATCAGTCCAAGGATTGCAGGTCACGTAGTCGAGATAAATGTCAGCGATAACCAACTTGTGGATAAGGGCTATCTGCTTGTTCGACTGGATCGAAAGGAGTATCTTGACAGGGTTCGCAGGTCATCAGCAGCGGTGGATGCAGCAATTGCGCAGGAGTCGGTGAGCAACAGACAGGTGTCGGTTGTGGGCAAGACGGCCCCTTCTGCACGCGATCAGGCCGAGGCTGCAGTCAGAAGTGCTCGAGCAACCGTGTCAAGTGCAAACGATCAGGTAATCGCAGCGATTGCCCAGGCAAGGTCGGCAGATGCACAAGTCCGGGCGGCGCGCGATGTTGTTGAAGCAACGCAGGCAGTTGTTAATGCCGCTGCTGCTCAGGTCACTGCTGTCGAGGCGGAGGTAAAGGCCGCTCAGGCAAATGAGAAATCCGCTGCCGCTCAGGCCAAGAATGCTGCCAGCAACTATATCAGATATAGGGATATGTACGCAGCCGGAGCAGCTTCGGCGCAGCAGTTCGAGAACTTTGAGACTGCAAACATCAGCGCCCAGGAAGCTCTGAATGCAGCCAGGCAGCAGGTAGCCAGTTCAAAAGCAGCTCTGAGCCGTACACTTGCCGGTCTGGCAGCTGCAAAGGCTGTTCTTAAACGTGACAATTCGCAGAAAGCTGCAGCAGTAGATGCATCCAATCAGGCCAATGCAGGTGTGGACACGGCAAAATCCGAAGCAGACCGCGCGCTTGCGCTTCTTAAGCAGTCGCAGGCTGCTCTTGCGGGCGCTCAGACTGTTCCCGAGCAGATTTCGATCAGCAAAGCTCAAAGGGGCGCAGCCAAAGCGTCTGTCAAGCAGGGCGTGGCCCAGTTGAACAACGACCGCCTGCTGCTCTCATATACAAATATAAAAGCTCCGGTCAGGGGAGCCGTCAGTGAGAAGAGTGTGCAGATGGGTCAATATGTCCAGCCCGGCCAGATGCTGATGGCTGTTGTCCCGCTCACAGATGTCTGGGTGGTTGCAAACTTCAAAGAGACCCAGACAGGCCGCATGCGTTCCGGTCAGAGGGTGACATTTACGGTGGACTCATATCCGGGCATAACTCTCAAAGGCCGTGTAAACAGCATCGGGGCAGCAACGGTTGCCAAGTTCAGCCTGTTGCCGGCTGAGAATGCGACCGGCAACTTTGTCAAAGTCGTACAGCGCATACCTGTAAAGATCGTCCTGGACCAGAAGCTGCCCAAGGGGGTAATTCTCAGGCCGGGTCAGAACGTGATTGCAACAGTCTATTTGCGATGA
- a CDS encoding DHA2 family efflux MFS transporter permease subunit → MEERADNISEQGWCPVGTPGIVAIAVMLATFMEVLDSTVVNVSLSHIAGNLSATIDESTWVLTSYLVSNAIVLPATGWLSMLFGRKRYYMLSVAAFVVSSFLCGFARSLDSLILYRVLQGLGGGALQPISQAILLECFPVNRRGMGMAIFGVGVVFAPIIGPTLGGWITDNYSWRWIFYINIPIGILSMIMAQIYVVDPPYLRRGTIKVDYIGLGLLALGIGFLQVVLDTGQKHDWFQTSWILHLSIISAVSLIALVVWELYTQHPIIDLTVFKVRNYAPGVFLIFMLGIALYASMVLQPVLLQTLLGYSAMQSGLAMSPGGIGTLFCMPIVGYLVGKWDSRYMIIFGLSLLSLSMFIMSGYNLQISFWDAAYPRIIMGVGLAFLFVPLATVTFAFLSQEKTGNATGIFNLLRNIGGSVGIAGVNTLLARREQFHQSRLVENISTFDPTFQQWFKEAVAGLTAAGQSYLNAQKQAVAVAYQMVIRQSAMMSFVDTFWLLGVVMILLVPLVFLMRRPQRSPQSPTAVH, encoded by the coding sequence ATGGAAGAGAGAGCAGACAACATAAGTGAGCAGGGATGGTGTCCGGTCGGCACACCGGGCATAGTTGCGATTGCGGTAATGCTGGCGACCTTCATGGAGGTGTTGGACAGCACGGTGGTCAACGTCTCTCTTTCTCACATTGCGGGCAACCTCTCAGCCACAATCGATGAGAGCACCTGGGTCCTGACCTCATATCTGGTTTCAAATGCAATCGTGCTGCCCGCCACTGGCTGGCTGAGTATGCTTTTCGGACGCAAGCGCTATTATATGCTTTCCGTCGCCGCATTCGTGGTTTCATCATTTTTGTGTGGGTTTGCTCGTTCGCTGGACTCGTTGATTCTCTACCGTGTTCTGCAGGGTCTTGGGGGCGGTGCACTTCAACCTATATCCCAGGCCATCCTGCTCGAGTGCTTCCCGGTCAACAGGCGAGGGATGGGCATGGCCATATTCGGGGTCGGGGTAGTCTTTGCGCCGATCATAGGACCAACACTCGGTGGATGGATCACGGACAACTATTCCTGGCGCTGGATATTCTATATCAACATCCCGATAGGCATCCTGTCGATGATAATGGCGCAGATATATGTCGTCGATCCGCCGTATTTGCGGCGCGGGACGATCAAAGTCGACTATATCGGTCTCGGTCTGCTTGCGCTGGGAATCGGCTTTCTTCAGGTTGTGCTGGACACCGGTCAGAAGCACGACTGGTTCCAGACATCGTGGATACTGCATCTCTCGATTATTTCTGCAGTCAGCTTGATCGCACTGGTCGTGTGGGAGCTATACACGCAGCACCCGATCATAGACCTCACAGTCTTCAAGGTGCGCAACTATGCGCCCGGTGTCTTTCTTATATTCATGCTGGGAATTGCGCTATATGCAAGTATGGTCCTTCAGCCGGTGCTGCTGCAGACTCTGTTGGGATATTCAGCCATGCAAAGTGGGCTTGCAATGTCTCCCGGCGGCATTGGGACACTGTTTTGTATGCCCATAGTGGGCTATCTGGTCGGGAAGTGGGACTCACGTTATATGATCATCTTCGGCCTGTCACTGCTTTCTTTGTCGATGTTTATAATGTCCGGCTATAACCTGCAGATCAGCTTCTGGGACGCGGCATATCCGAGGATAATCATGGGTGTCGGGCTTGCATTTCTATTTGTCCCGCTTGCCACAGTCACCTTTGCTTTTCTTTCACAGGAGAAGACAGGCAACGCCACAGGTATATTCAATCTTCTGCGCAACATCGGCGGCAGTGTAGGTATTGCAGGTGTAAACACACTGCTTGCCCGGCGTGAGCAGTTCCATCAGTCCAGGTTGGTCGAGAACATTTCGACATTTGATCCGACATTTCAGCAGTGGTTTAAGGAGGCAGTCGCGGGACTCACCGCGGCAGGCCAGAGCTATCTGAATGCCCAGAAGCAGGCCGTAGCTGTTGCCTACCAGATGGTAATCCGCCAGTCTGCAATGATGTCTTTTGTGGATACGTTCTGGCTGCTGGGTGTAGTAATGATTTTGCTGGTACCTCTGGTATTTTTGATGCGGCGCCCGCAGCGCAGTCCGCAATCGCCGACTGCGGTACACTGA
- a CDS encoding exosortase/archaeosortase family protein: protein MSTIDGIGKGHDRRARIWVFAIIVAAVIMYIPTFAYLRNKWMEDAQYSLGFLVPFVSGYFVWKKWPEAVQLSKSPSIWGLVIILLGLLLHLSGMLLDLSGPSGVSIIILLIGGCLYLHGKGLLKLMAFPLAYMVFMIPVPGGLIDRLGLPMQLLASGSTAHILGLLGLDVSRAGIQISVDGYQFEVAPACSGMSSLVALVGVSAVFAYLTRLRPAYKWTLFAFSLPIALAANIVRITTIALVGYQWGWENAMHIYHEWSSPILFLVAIILLFLINWGFEWLSARRTTA from the coding sequence ATGTCAACAATCGATGGCATCGGCAAAGGGCATGATCGACGAGCGCGTATATGGGTATTCGCGATCATAGTCGCTGCCGTCATAATGTATATCCCGACATTTGCCTATCTGCGCAATAAATGGATGGAAGATGCGCAGTACAGCCTGGGTTTTCTGGTGCCGTTTGTCTCCGGCTATTTTGTATGGAAAAAGTGGCCTGAGGCTGTGCAGTTGAGCAAATCGCCCTCAATATGGGGACTTGTCATAATTCTATTAGGCCTATTGCTTCATCTTTCGGGCATGCTACTGGATCTCTCGGGTCCGTCCGGCGTATCAATAATAATCTTGCTGATTGGCGGGTGTCTATACTTACATGGCAAGGGACTATTAAAGCTGATGGCATTTCCGCTTGCCTATATGGTGTTTATGATTCCGGTGCCCGGCGGGTTGATCGACCGCCTCGGCCTGCCGATGCAGCTTCTCGCCAGTGGATCGACAGCCCACATACTCGGCCTCCTCGGGCTTGACGTATCTCGTGCGGGCATTCAGATATCGGTCGATGGCTACCAGTTTGAAGTGGCTCCGGCCTGCAGTGGGATGAGTTCACTTGTCGCGCTGGTTGGGGTGAGTGCGGTTTTTGCATATCTGACGCGCCTGCGTCCCGCCTATAAGTGGACACTCTTTGCATTCTCGCTTCCTATTGCGCTTGCCGCTAATATAGTCCGCATTACCACAATTGCTCTGGTCGGCTACCAGTGGGGGTGGGAGAATGCGATGCATATATATCATGAATGGTCCAGCCCGATCTTGTTTTTGGTGGCCATAATATTGCTTTTTCTGATCAACTGGGGGTTTGAATGGCTAAGCGCTCGCCGAACTACTGCCTAG